Proteins encoded by one window of Acidimicrobiales bacterium:
- a CDS encoding zinc-binding dehydrogenase — translation MKALLVERHVHRFAAARAAAALAGAGAGIGIGPLRLADVDPPRPLGPSWRRLRPRLAGICGSDLTTLDGASSRYFEPIVSFPFVPGHEVVADLLDGPDAGRRVVLEPVLSCVVRGLDPPCRACAAGRRGRCERIAFGHLRPGLQTGYCADTGGGWSEELVAHESQLHLVPDHLSDEDAVLVEPTACAIHAALAARVAPGEHVVVLGAGTLGLLTVAALRQLSLPASLLAVAKHPVQRSLADQLGADAVVEPGELARAVRRSTGSLALAGRSGGVRRLAGGADVVLDCVASAESIAACLAVVRPGGRIVLVGMPGSVHVDLAPLWQREVTLSGTYAYGTEQLAGDERPTFQLALELVEAADLGRLVSARYPLERYEEAIRHAANAGRRGAVKVAFDLRRDAATRWWSATADPIGTEEGEGRT, via the coding sequence ATGAAGGCCCTCCTCGTCGAACGACACGTCCACCGCTTCGCCGCGGCACGCGCCGCTGCTGCGCTCGCCGGCGCCGGAGCTGGCATCGGGATCGGTCCGCTGCGGCTCGCCGACGTCGACCCCCCGCGCCCGCTCGGACCTTCCTGGCGGCGGCTGCGGCCACGGCTCGCGGGCATCTGCGGCTCGGACCTCACGACACTCGACGGCGCGAGCTCGCGCTACTTCGAACCGATCGTCAGCTTCCCGTTCGTGCCCGGCCACGAGGTCGTCGCCGACCTCCTCGACGGTCCGGACGCGGGCCGCCGCGTCGTCCTCGAGCCGGTCCTGTCCTGCGTCGTCCGCGGCCTCGACCCGCCGTGCCGCGCCTGCGCCGCGGGACGACGAGGCCGCTGCGAGCGGATCGCGTTCGGCCACCTGCGGCCGGGCCTGCAGACCGGGTACTGCGCCGACACCGGGGGCGGGTGGTCCGAGGAGCTCGTCGCCCACGAGAGCCAGCTCCACCTCGTGCCGGACCACCTGAGCGACGAGGACGCCGTGCTCGTCGAGCCGACCGCGTGTGCCATCCACGCCGCGCTCGCCGCGCGCGTCGCCCCGGGCGAGCACGTCGTCGTCCTCGGAGCGGGGACGCTTGGCCTGCTCACGGTCGCAGCGCTCCGGCAGCTCAGCCTGCCCGCCAGCCTCCTCGCGGTGGCCAAGCACCCCGTGCAGCGCTCGCTCGCCGACCAGCTCGGCGCCGATGCCGTCGTCGAGCCCGGCGAGCTGGCCCGAGCGGTCCGCCGGTCCACCGGTTCCCTCGCCCTCGCCGGTCGCAGCGGTGGCGTCCGGCGACTCGCCGGCGGGGCGGACGTCGTCCTCGACTGCGTGGCGAGCGCGGAGTCGATCGCGGCCTGCCTCGCCGTCGTCCGGCCCGGGGGGCGCATCGTCCTCGTCGGCATGCCGGGGTCGGTGCACGTCGACCTCGCGCCGCTGTGGCAGCGCGAGGTGACGCTCTCGGGCACCTACGCCTACGGCACCGAGCAGCTGGCCGGCGACGAGCGCCCCACCTTCCAGCTCGCGCTCGAGCTCGTCGAGGCGGCAGACCTCGGCCGCCTCGTCTCGGCCCGCTACCCTCTTGAGCGCTACGAGGAGGCCATTCGCCACGCGGCGAACGCCGGTCGGCGCGGCGCGGTGAAGGTCGCGTTCGACCTGCGGCGCGACGCGGCGACGAGATGGTGGAGCGCGACCGCCGACCCGATCGGCACCGAGGAAGGAGAGGGCAGGACGTGA